A window from Oreochromis aureus strain Israel breed Guangdong linkage group 16, ZZ_aureus, whole genome shotgun sequence encodes these proteins:
- the LOC116314660 gene encoding solute carrier family 22 member 4-like isoform X1 — MRDYEGSIAFLGIWGWYQVKVIFFLCILSFPSGYNILSVIFLLAIPPHQCYIPAHSNLSQDWIQASIPIQGPNLERSSCSRYELHVMQNLSALRIKPNLAQIHNYSEFEASAGVMLSNLKQEECKDGWIYGTEHYESTVVTEFNLVCDNNWKQPMSSLIYFLGSLCGCFLSGQISDRFGRKPVLFSSIFILSVFSIALSFAQSWAVFNVLFFMVGMCQLSIYILLLVLGSELLVGVTRVLFSSLALSYFYVAGMMAFPGTAYVVRNWRHLSLFMALPGLACFPFWWLVPESPRWLLSKGRFKEAELLLRFAALENGVEFPSDLFRSAKSQQSEQSQQPEQPQQPEQPQQSEQPEQSQQSEQPQQPEVSGYLGLLRNTTTRSITLVVWFLWFSLNVSYFGLSFNMTTIYGNPFLNYALLSLMEMPAHLVSWFSAKYFPRRISFIGFSLLGALPLFLIQITLHKYHNITLTLVLMGKFGVLASEGILHLLTGELSPTVIRNTMLSSAALFSRVGSSVAPYLLQLAVFYEFLPWLTVGSLSVISVLVSLFLPESFGKPLPDTIDQMQVIKKFKFKGLCHQKVDGNSPGVQEPAVSETSLSEIKCSTAF, encoded by the exons ATGAGGGACTACGAGGGGTCCATTGCGTTCCTAGGGATCTGGGGCTGGTACCAGGTGAAGGTCATCTTCTTCCTCTGTATCCTCAGCTTTCCTTCTGGGTACAACATCCTgtctgtcatctttctgctggCCATTCCCCCACACCAGTGCTACATCCCAGCACACAGCAACCTGAGTCAGGACTGGATCCAGGCCAGTATCCCAATACAG GGTCCAAATCTGGAGAGAAGCAGTTGTAGCCGCTATGAGCTGCATGTGATGCAGAACTTGTCTGCACTCAGAATAAAACCCAACCTTGCACAGATCCACAACTATTCTGAATTCGAAGCAAGTGCAGGGGTCATGCTGTCCAACCTGAAGCAGGAGGAGTGCAAAGATGGATGGATCTACGGCACAGAGCACTACGAGTCGACTGTAGTCACTGAG TTTAACCTGGTGTGTGACAACAATTGGAAACAACCAATGTCCTCTCTCATCTACTTCCTGGGATCACTCTGTGGCTGTTTCCTCTCTGGACAGATCTCTGACCG GTTTGGCAGGAAACCTGTTCTGTTCAGTTCCATTTTCATACTAAGTGTCTTCAGCATCGCTTTGAGTTTTGCTCAGTCCTGGGCCGTCTTCAATGTGCTTTTCTTCATGGTGGGCATGTGTCAACTCAGCATCTACATACTTCTTCTTGTACTTG GTTCTGAGCTCCTAGTCGGTGTTACAAGAGTTCTCTTCAGTAGCCTTGCTTTGAGCTATTTCTATGTGGCTGGTATGATGGCATTCCCTGGCACCGCCTACGTAGTCAGGAACTGGAGACACCTATCATTGTTTATGGCTTTGCCTGGTCTGGCCTGTTTCCCCTTTTGGTG GCTGGTTCCAGAATCTCCTCGCTGGCTACTGTCCAAAGGCCGTTTTAAGGAAGCAGAACTCCTGCTAAGATTTGCTGCTCTGGAGAACGGAGTGGAATTTCCATCTGACCTCTTTCGCTCAGCAAAA TCTCAACAGTCTGAACAGTCTCAGCAACCTGAACAACCTCAGCAACCTGAACAACCTCAGCAATCTGAACAACCTGAACAATCTCAGCAATCTGAACAACCTCAGCAACCTGAGGTTTCTGGTTACCTGGGTCTGCTGAGGAACACGACCACTCGAAGTATCACACTCGTAGTGTGGTTTCTCTG GTTTTCTTTGAATGTGAGCTACTTTGGATTATCATTCAATATGACTACTATCTATGGCAACCCCTTTCTGAACTACGCCTTGCTGTCATTAATGGAGATGCCAGCACACTTGGTCAGCTGGTTTAGCGCAAAATATTTTCCTCGTCGCATATCCTTTATTGGCTTCTCCCTGCTGGGGGCGCTGCCACTCTTCCTCATCCAGATCACTCTGCACA AGTATCACAACATCACCCTCACCCTGGTGCTGATGGGTAAATTTGGAGTCCTGGCTTCCGAAGGGATCCTGCACCTGCTCACTGGAGAGCTGTCTCCCACAGTCATCAGGAACACGATGTTGTCGTCTGCTGCCTTATTCTCCAGAGTGGGGTCCTCTGTCGCCCCATACCTATTGCAGCTGG CTGTGTTCTACGAGTTCCTGCCGTGGTTGACTGTGGGTTCCCTGTCAGTCATCAGTGTCCTTGTCTCCCTTTTCCTTCCGGAGTCATTTGGAAAACCGCTTCCTGATACCATCGACCAGATGCAAGTCATTAAGAA GTTCAAGTTTAAAGGGCTCTGTCACCAAAAGGTTGATGGGAATTCACCTGGAGTCCAGGAGCCAGCTGTCAGCGAGACTTCTCTGTCTGAGATCAAATGCTCAACTGCCTTTTAA
- the LOC116314660 gene encoding solute carrier family 22 member 5-like isoform X2 has product MEMGPNLERSSCSRYELHVMQNLSALRIKPNLAQIHNYSEFEASAGVMLSNLKQEECKDGWIYGTEHYESTVVTEFNLVCDNNWKQPMSSLIYFLGSLCGCFLSGQISDRFGRKPVLFSSIFILSVFSIALSFAQSWAVFNVLFFMVGMCQLSIYILLLVLGSELLVGVTRVLFSSLALSYFYVAGMMAFPGTAYVVRNWRHLSLFMALPGLACFPFWWLVPESPRWLLSKGRFKEAELLLRFAALENGVEFPSDLFRSAKSQQSEQSQQPEQPQQPEQPQQSEQPEQSQQSEQPQQPEVSGYLGLLRNTTTRSITLVVWFLWFSLNVSYFGLSFNMTTIYGNPFLNYALLSLMEMPAHLVSWFSAKYFPRRISFIGFSLLGALPLFLIQITLHKYHNITLTLVLMGKFGVLASEGILHLLTGELSPTVIRNTMLSSAALFSRVGSSVAPYLLQLAVFYEFLPWLTVGSLSVISVLVSLFLPESFGKPLPDTIDQMQVIKKFKFKGLCHQKVDGNSPGVQEPAVSETSLSEIKCSTAF; this is encoded by the exons ATGGAAATG GGTCCAAATCTGGAGAGAAGCAGTTGTAGCCGCTATGAGCTGCATGTGATGCAGAACTTGTCTGCACTCAGAATAAAACCCAACCTTGCACAGATCCACAACTATTCTGAATTCGAAGCAAGTGCAGGGGTCATGCTGTCCAACCTGAAGCAGGAGGAGTGCAAAGATGGATGGATCTACGGCACAGAGCACTACGAGTCGACTGTAGTCACTGAG TTTAACCTGGTGTGTGACAACAATTGGAAACAACCAATGTCCTCTCTCATCTACTTCCTGGGATCACTCTGTGGCTGTTTCCTCTCTGGACAGATCTCTGACCG GTTTGGCAGGAAACCTGTTCTGTTCAGTTCCATTTTCATACTAAGTGTCTTCAGCATCGCTTTGAGTTTTGCTCAGTCCTGGGCCGTCTTCAATGTGCTTTTCTTCATGGTGGGCATGTGTCAACTCAGCATCTACATACTTCTTCTTGTACTTG GTTCTGAGCTCCTAGTCGGTGTTACAAGAGTTCTCTTCAGTAGCCTTGCTTTGAGCTATTTCTATGTGGCTGGTATGATGGCATTCCCTGGCACCGCCTACGTAGTCAGGAACTGGAGACACCTATCATTGTTTATGGCTTTGCCTGGTCTGGCCTGTTTCCCCTTTTGGTG GCTGGTTCCAGAATCTCCTCGCTGGCTACTGTCCAAAGGCCGTTTTAAGGAAGCAGAACTCCTGCTAAGATTTGCTGCTCTGGAGAACGGAGTGGAATTTCCATCTGACCTCTTTCGCTCAGCAAAA TCTCAACAGTCTGAACAGTCTCAGCAACCTGAACAACCTCAGCAACCTGAACAACCTCAGCAATCTGAACAACCTGAACAATCTCAGCAATCTGAACAACCTCAGCAACCTGAGGTTTCTGGTTACCTGGGTCTGCTGAGGAACACGACCACTCGAAGTATCACACTCGTAGTGTGGTTTCTCTG GTTTTCTTTGAATGTGAGCTACTTTGGATTATCATTCAATATGACTACTATCTATGGCAACCCCTTTCTGAACTACGCCTTGCTGTCATTAATGGAGATGCCAGCACACTTGGTCAGCTGGTTTAGCGCAAAATATTTTCCTCGTCGCATATCCTTTATTGGCTTCTCCCTGCTGGGGGCGCTGCCACTCTTCCTCATCCAGATCACTCTGCACA AGTATCACAACATCACCCTCACCCTGGTGCTGATGGGTAAATTTGGAGTCCTGGCTTCCGAAGGGATCCTGCACCTGCTCACTGGAGAGCTGTCTCCCACAGTCATCAGGAACACGATGTTGTCGTCTGCTGCCTTATTCTCCAGAGTGGGGTCCTCTGTCGCCCCATACCTATTGCAGCTGG CTGTGTTCTACGAGTTCCTGCCGTGGTTGACTGTGGGTTCCCTGTCAGTCATCAGTGTCCTTGTCTCCCTTTTCCTTCCGGAGTCATTTGGAAAACCGCTTCCTGATACCATCGACCAGATGCAAGTCATTAAGAA GTTCAAGTTTAAAGGGCTCTGTCACCAAAAGGTTGATGGGAATTCACCTGGAGTCCAGGAGCCAGCTGTCAGCGAGACTTCTCTGTCTGAGATCAAATGCTCAACTGCCTTTTAA
- the sestd1 gene encoding SEC14 domain and spectrin repeat-containing protein 1 — MSAVTMEATTILPILKKKLAFLSGGKDRRSGLILTIPLSSDQTSMEELSATLDYLLSIPSEKCKARGFTVIVDGRKSQWNTVKTVVLMLQNVIPPEVSLVCVVKPDEFWDKKVTHFCFWKEKDRLGFEVILVSANKLTRYIEPCQLTDDFGGSLDYDHIDWLNKRLVFEKFTKESTSLLDELSIINDADKSSSVDKDKSADCALLPSFDPETVLQTGHELLSELQQRRFNGSEGGGGGGGQGGPAWCPMEEELLAQPQVMKLLDSLREQYTRYQELCRQRNKRTQLDEIHAKVMQVVTWLQGPGSELLKTQQTIGDSMRSAQALQQKHEEIESQHSEWFAVYVELNQQIAALLSTGEEEEVAELKALQQQLSDVCYRQAAQLESRQNVLQAAQGFHTTTQELSQQLDGLLGMLCADVAPADGASIQQNLKLLEEKLQTVEAGLASLRQKGALLLEQVCSQPSWPLEETESPTTEQQDSVQHIQSVMEDMQLRKQRCEDMVDVRRLKMLQMVQLFKCEEDALQAVEWLGELLDALLKTHVRLGDDSQETRTMLDKHRKFVDVAQSTYDYGRQLLQATVVLCQSLRCTTRSSGDTLPRLNRVWKQFSVSAEERQQRLELALNFHTAAERVLQQERVEAESLDEVDSLGKTLLDRLTMPVIFPDGSEQFFGSPGDTAAAAEGVRERLLLVEERRLQLQEARLHNDGDEGEEEVLNGQDARLDVIGEELNEKEDQDEEEEDAGQRGEDLERATQDC, encoded by the exons ATGTCTGCTGTCACAATGGAAGCGACCACCATCCTCCCCATTCTCAAGAAGAAACTGGCCTTCTTGTCAG GGGGCAAAGACCGGCGCAGTGGTCTGATCCTGACCATCCCTCTCAGTTCAGATCAGACCAGCATGGAGGAGCTTAGCGCCACGCTGGACTACCTGCTTAGCATCCCAAG TGAGAAGTGTAAGGCTCGGGGTTTCACTGTTATCGTGGATGGACGGAAGTCTCAGTGGAACACCGTGAAGACTGTGGTGCTCATGTTGCAG AATGTGATCCCACCTGAAGTGTCGCTGGTCTGCGTGGTGAAGCCAGATGAATTCTGGGATAAGAAGGTGACACACTTCTGCTTCTGGAAGGAGAAAGACCGTCTGGGCTTTGAG GTGATCCTGGTTTCAGCCAATAAGCTGACTCGTTACATTGAACCGTGTCAGCTGACGGATGATTTCGGAGGAAGTCTGGACTATGACCACATCGACTGGCTCAACAAGAGACTG GTTTTTGAAAAGTTCACGAAGGAGTCTACATCACTGCTGGACGAGCTGTCGATCATCAATGATGCTGATAAAAGCAGCTCAGTGGACAAGGACAA ATCTGCCGACTGTGCCCTCTTGCCATCGTTTGATCCTGAGACTGTCCTTCAGACTG GTCATGAGTTGCTGTCGGAGCTGCAGCAGCGACGTTTTAATGGctcagagggaggaggaggaggaggaggacagggaG GTCCAGCCTGGTGTCCAATGGAAGAGGAGCTGCTGGCTCAGCCTCAGGTGATGAAGCTGCTGGACTCCCTCAGAGAGCAGTACACCAGATACCAGGAGCTCTGCAGGCAGCGAAACAAACGCACCCAGCTAGATGAGATCCACGCCAAAGTCATGCAG gtGGTCACCTGGCTGCAGGGTCCGGGTTCAGAGCTGCTGAAGACTCAGCAAACGATCGGGGACTCGATGCGATCAGCTCAGGCTCTGCAACAGAAACACGAGGAGATCGAGAGCCAGCACAGT GAGTGGTTTGCTGTTTATGTGGAGTTGAACCAGCAGATTGCTGCCTTGCTCAGCaccggagaggaggaggaagtggcCGAGCTGAAGgcgctgcagcagcagctgagcGACGTCTGCTACCGCCAGGCAGCTCAGCTGGAGAGCCGACAGAACGTCCTGCAGGCAGCACAGGGCTTTCACACCACCACGCAGGAG TTGTCTCAGCAGTTGGACGGTCTGCTGGGCATGCTCTGTGCTGATGTGGCTCCAGCTGATGGAGCATCTATTCAACAAAACCTCAAACTGCTGGAGGAGAAGCTGCAGACTGTTG AGGCAGGTCTTGCCTCCCTGCGACAGAAGGGGgcgttgttgttggagcaggtGTGCAGCCAGCCGTCCTGGCCTCTGGAGGAAACTGAGAGTCCAACCACAGAACAGCAGGACAGCGTTCAACACATCCAGTCTGTGATGGAGGACATGCAGCTCCGCAAGCAGAG ATGTGAGGACATGGTGGACGTAAGGAGGCTGAAGATGCTACAGATGGTCCAACTGTTTAAATGTGAAGAAGATGCTTTGCAG GCAGTGGAGTGGCTCGGTGAGTTGTTGGACGCCTTGTTGAAGACTCACGTCAGACTGGGAGACGACTCTCAGGAGACCAGGACCATGCTGGACAAACACAGGAAGTTTGTGGATGTCGCTCAG AGCACCTACGATTATGGCCGCCAGCTGCTGCAGGCCACCGTCGTCCTCTGCCAGTCTCTGCGCTGTACGACGCGCTCGTCCGGAGACACTCTGCCTCGCCTCAACAGAGTCTGGAAACAGTTCAGCGTCAGCGCCGAGGAGCGACAGCAGAGACTGGAGCTGGCTCTCAActtccacactgctgctgagagg GTGTTACAGCAGGAACGTGTGGAGGCGGAGTCTTTGGATGAAGTCGACTCTTTGGGAAAAACTCTGCTGGACAGACTGACCATGCCGGTGATCTTCCCTGATGG GAGTGAGCAGTTCTTTGGGAGTCCCGGCGACACAGCGGCAGCAGCAGAGGGTGTCAGAGAGCGCCTCCTGTTGGTGGAAGAGCGGCGGCTGCAACTGCAGGAGGCGAGGCTGCACAACGATGGGGATGAGGGGGAGGAAGAAGTGTTGAATGGGCAAGATGCAAGACTAGATGTAATCGGAGAGGAACTTAATGAGAAAGAAGACcaagatgaagaggaggaggatgcaggGCAGCGGGGAGAAGATTTGGAGAGGGCTACACAGGATTGCTAA